Genomic DNA from Theobroma cacao cultivar B97-61/B2 chromosome 3, Criollo_cocoa_genome_V2, whole genome shotgun sequence:
CCAAATTCACCTACTTTAGAACTATACCTTTGAATAAATTAAACACTCTTCATTTACTGGTCAATCTTGGTGTCTTATTGAATCATCATAATTAAAGgtattcaaatcaaattacagTCCAGTAAGATAATGAACTTATTGTTAAACGGACACATCGTTccattaaataattttcatattttagaAATGAGTTTATAATtctcttataattaatatgcgtgtgtatatatagatataaaataaatataaaataatcatttcaagaacatTTAAAAGGACTGTACAAAATTACTCTATAAAGAAATAGTACGACAAGGTATATAAACCCTAGAGTCTGCGTCGAGGTTACGTGGATCCAAGAGTTGGATTTGACGTTAGTGATTCGTGTGCCAAAACCttgttctctttctttctttctttcctggGGTCCTTTGAAAGTACTAAGAAACAACTGTAACAAGCAAGAAACCTTCACCGGCTACCTTTACTCTCCTTTGATCTCAATGTGATCGTAACGCGCCTTAAGTAGGGGTTCTTCCCAGAAATCCCAATTCCTTTTAATTTAGTGTCCTATAATAACTAAATGTTAAACCAAGGTTGTTGCCATACATTTATTTAAGTTTACATTTATTCTAACTTCTTGTTTTCCCACCAATAACTGTAGACAAATATTTCTTTATACAATCTTGtatcttttaattgttaaaaggaaaataacaaAAGTGTGTTGAGATTGTTTTATAtcaatcaaaaaaaattttgggtggaaattaattttttataccctatgtataattaattaagttaaaaaaataaattattacattaaaatatcatttatctcaaaaatattttaccctTCTTatgtaaaaattcaaatatgaaattttcaaagaGGTTTGAACACGGAAGGACTActcatattttcataatttctttgATAGTGGATATGAGGGTTATGATGATCTTTGAAAGGAATATGGTTTTGTGAACATTGAACAAgtaggaagaagaaaaaaattgttcacCTATCAACTTTAGTCTCTCCTAGAAGTGTGCATGAGCAACTTTATTGTAGtagcatttttttatttcttatgttagatatatatatattgttgtaATGCTggcttaactaattaattaattaatctttcAACAACAACAATGGTAATTAAACAATCAATTCATTAGTACAAAGTATGTTTGGGaggataaataaatatatatatatatatatatatatatatatatatgtttcaGTTATTTAAGAACTCATTTTTAGTCTAGAACTTTTTGAGACTAAGAAATCGACAATGATTGTTTTCATGTATAAATTGCTgctaacataataaaaaattctaaaaaaataaatagtataaacaacaataattttttttatttattttaactcTTGATGATGGACGTGATGGTACGGACATACACCTTAAACCCCACTGCCTATTCTCTTGCTCCCTCTTTTTCCCAAcccaatattataaaaaagacAGAACTCTTTCCAAATTTAAGATAGATATTGATAAAAGTAAACAAAAATGTCTAGAGATATCTCTGAATCAACAGAAACAATTTGAAAACGGGAAAAGCAGAAAGAAAGGTTAATggtattatatataatatatattactatcattacaacaaatttgatttaagattatacatttttaaaatatgcaattaaaatatttttagtaatactttttgtatattttttacaaaatttttataaatttaattacattatatgaatttttaacagcattataaataaaatataattataaaaataacttacatTAATAAAGATTGTACTCTTGATATTACTACTAAATTAATGTGAACAAAGTGTAACTACAATTTAAAATAGCTacgatttttaaaattttacaaaataaaatgatatgtcatccaaaaaaatataattaaagtcaaattagaatttattttaGTGGACGTTAATCATATACAAACAAAACATAAGGGGAAAATTTTTGTCAAGCATCCTAGCTAGCAAGCTTATACTCTTGGTTTAAAAAATGGGTAGATAGAGAAATCCTTAGTGGGCTTTTGGCACTGGCCTAGCTAATAAGtacatatttttcatgaagagaaaaagaaatagttaAAAAGCTTTGCAAAGGCCAAATTAATTACCATTATTCTactcaaagaaagaaaaaattgccACCTAAAGTAGTTTAAGAAGAGACTTTTGTCAAATAAAGGGAATTAATTTAGTCAAATATGTACATTGGTAAATTTCAACGCCTCCAAATGACCTCGTGGTTTGAATGGGAATATGAacactttcttttattttagatataatatataaaagatatGTACTTTGCTTCAAACcaagaaaatttctttcttttctttctttgttgatTGACTTGTACATGTTTCCCATATGGAGTTAGGTAAGTGTGGTCTAGTGAAATTTAGTAACTcatgcaagaaaataaaaaatccctATGTTGGGAGCCTTTTAGACTTTTACACGCTTGCAAATGCCGCCTTCTTTGCTTTGTAGCTTTGCCTCTTGAACACCAAAAGCAAATTTTCCAAACAAAATTGCTCACTCTTCCCATTGGACACATGATTGCTGTGGAAGCTGATCAATGTAATTTGTTGGAGACCATATGCTAATGCAACCAATTAAATGCatgcattttgttttattctaGCTTTACCCTTTTAAAACTATGGaagctttttttcttttcttatccAATGGTTCAACTATGGAATGAAGTAACCCTTAAATATTGGCTTTctgattttgttaaattattCTTATTATAGCACCATTCTTATATAGAAGCTAAATCATGTtgtgtataaattatataaaaaaaccatttataattataaattttacattataaacaaaatattttacaaattaattaCTTTATTTGACTCATAAGTCACTTGaatcaaaaactaattataaCTTGACTTATATAGTTATCAACTATGACCAGTCCCATATCAAAAAAGAAGgtcctttctcttcttctcatttttttatatatatataacaacaAGATACAGTTTGTTATTAGCAAGTTAACAAGTTGCAAAGccaacaaacaaaataatcGAAAGTGGTTTACCAtttatgaatgtgatataatatataataatgttCACTgacttatatatatacatatatatatatatatatatatttgtttcctaataattaaatttttatttgtgtggtgctatatatatacaaaggGAAAATGATACACCAAATTTAACTCATGTCTTCCTATGTTGTATTAAGATTGGCAATCTATAAAcgtcaaatatttaatttattgagcaACTTATACTGAATAAATAAGGGTCTTATCAATTGCACAATTATTTAAGTaaagcatttaattaaatttgtagTTTAATTATGTTATATATGCATTCTTGAACAGGTGGTCAGGTATCCAATGTAGACGAGAGATTTAAATAATCTTTGTTAATAAACATTAATCTATTCtataatttcaaattaaaagaaaaaaaaaacaaagagatcAATGGATCAGGCGTCTCTGCAAATGGTTCTTTGGCTTTATGGAATATATAAGCCACGCCCATGATTTAATCAGGCATTGGATTGGAAAACTGATTAATGATCTTAATTTGTTATTGTTGAAAAATATAGAATAATATAGATAACAAAGTATGAAACCCTAATCTCTAAGAAGAAAAACCTAACTGCCTGGTCAGACCACCATTACAGTTCCAAAGGTGTCATGGCAATTGGTTAGGCTTTCACTTTCAAGGGCTGCTCAGCATGAGCTTGCACCTCTCCTTGTACCTAAGAGgcgaaaagaaaaattaattaaagatttATAGGACATactagtaattaattaattaattagcagcaaatagtatatatttaaacCCAAATCAACCAGCAGTTGTATTAAATTTGGGtcaatctttttcattttattggTCATATGTAGTTTCCTTGAAATGGAAGATAAGAGATTGTCAACAAATTAATCATCTACTATTAAATTCTAGCTCTTAACTCCTCAACTTTTGTCGTCTTATGGAATTAGCATAATCCAGCAATTAATTATAGAATACTTTAATATGAAAgtgacaaattaaaattcatgagAGAGGGTTATAATTTATGTGATAAATAAGCATTAGTTTCACTATATATAAAAgcaatataaaatttaacaataaaAGACTATCTAAAAAAGAACGCAACTGAATTTTCCCTTTAAGGAGGAACAAACTGAAGTCAATTACCAATTGATAAAAGGCATTGAATTTAGTAATTGCAAACGAGATGCATGCGAATTAATATCTGATATTTGATAGTATAAAATTATGATACAAATTGAGCAAAGCAAGGGGCAGTGACGGCTAGGAGGAGGAGAATGCCGTCCAGGGAGTGGGAGGAGGCGACAAAAATGGCACCCAGGCGCCGCAGCACCATTGCCCACTTGCCCccattggttttttttttctatctaACTTTTGTGTAATTGtgcctctttctctcttcttaaCCCATACTTTGGTCAACTTGTATAGTGCTAACCATGGTTAAGATTTCTTCCTTGCCATCAAAGTCCAAACCCCCATGACCAACATCTATCATCTAACCCCACCCACACAATCCCCTCCCCAGTCTAGGGTTCATTTGCTCAAATGTTCTTATCATTAGATCACACCATCATAAGAAACAACCACCCTTACTCACTCTTTCTGCCGCGTGACCCTCCCACCATCCAATCCAATAACAAAATCAAGCacttaattactaaaatatatactatatacatatatatatatttcttcatcttcttcaaaaAATTCTCCCCAAGCTCTGGAATTCTTatccaaaaccaaaaccatTTTGTCTTCAGCATCAAgttatttctttaattaaagGACTTCTCCACTTATAAAAAAAGGGAGGTCATgaatatatgtataatataGAATGGAAACTTGGgtagtatatatttaaaacattcatttgttttttatgtgtgttttctttttaatttcttaattagttTTCACGGTAACATGATAATTAATGTAGAAGAAATCCTTTTAGGAAGAACAAAAGCTTCTTTGAAGTAGTaggaatatttttctttttatttttctctatttggTCACTCATTTCTTGATCTATAGacgatttaatttaataatacaatttaattttgtttacaTATATACGTACGCACACTGAATGTTTTGAAGTACACGCTCCGAAAATTGAGAATGGGCTTGGCATCCACCAGCCTGTGTCTCAAAAAATAggaaaagcaaataaaaaaatttcccaaccaattattattttatgtatatatttaaactttttggGGGTGAGAAATGACTgcgttttttttttagagacTTTGTCCCCTCTCcgtcctcttcttcttccccttCCTCTTCCCTTTCCTGTCCCTGCACTCGATCTCCCCTCTTGTTGTtggttttctttaaaaaaacaaaaaggaaaacccTTTCTTCGCCTCTATTCaaatcttttatttctttctagTCCCGGAGGGAGACCTTgcctttccctttctttttcctcttctttataatttccccttaaaataaacaaacccCCATAAACAGTTTTTAATCTACACTTAAtttatataagtatatataatttttttttaatttttatttttaatcctttgtttttccttgttttctgtTGTCCTTTGATGCTGGCATGGCCGGTCTTGATTTAGGCACTGCTTCTCGCTACGTTCACCAGCTTCACAGACCCGACCTTCACCTCCAACACCAACCTGAACCTGAAGACCACGAAGCTTCGCACAACCGTGttggtggtggaggaggtggTTCTCAGTATGGCTCAGCTGACCATCAACAAGACGATGGCTCTCACCATGCTCTGGACCTAGTCAACGCAGGCAACTCAGGCCCAGGTGACCTTGTAGCCCGCAGGCCAAGAGGCCGTCCTCCAGGTTCCAAAAACAAACCGAAGCCTCCAGTCATCATCACAAGGGAGAGTGCAAACACGCTCCGAGCTCACATTCTTGAAGTTGGGAACGGCTGCGATGTGTTTGACTGTGTTGCGAACTACGCTCGGAGAAGGCAAAGAGGAATCTGTATACTGAGTGGGAGTGGTACGGTGACCAACGTGAGCATTAGGCAACCGGCTGCAGCTGGAGCTATAGTTACTCTTCATGGCAGATTTGAAATATTATCACTTTCAGGTTCATTTTTGCCACCACCAGCTCCTCCAGGTGCCACCAGTTTGACAATCTTTTTGGCTGGTGGACAAGGCCAGGTTGTAGGAGGAAGTGTGGTTGGGGAACTGATGGCGGCAGGACCCGTTATTGTCATAGCTGCATCCTTTACAAATGTAGCCTACGAGAGGCTGCCCTTGGATGAAGATGAACAGTTGCAGATGCAAAGTGGAGGCGGCGGCAGCGGAGGTGGAGGAGGAAATAACATGTTTGCTGATGGGGGAGCTGGCGCAGGGGGGTTGCCTTTCTTCAATTTGCCGCTCAATATGCCTCCCAATGTCCAGTTACCGGTTGAAGGATGGCCAGGAAACTCAGGTGGTAGGCCTCCGTTTTGAGAGATTTGGGTGGAATGTGATCTATGGATGGAAAATTCAAGCTCTGTTGAGAAGCAGTTTGCATTGATGGAAACGGGATTCTTGGATCATAAAGGTCAGGAAATTTATGGACTAGTTAtcgtcatcatcatcatgatcatgcttcttcttcctcttccacTTCCACTTCTTCTGATGTTGATGTtaattttagggtttttttttctttaatccttgttttagttcttctttttcttctttctttccttttttttttggatttttcgACTCTATGATTTCTGGAAATAGTCCCTCCTGTTCATGGTGAAAcgactttcttcttctctataAGAAATGGTTTGATGATGTATTAACCTTTGTTGGATAATATCAGTCACTGAATTTCAGTGTTACTAACAGATCAACTAGGGTTTTCCTTTTTCGTTTTCCTgtctttaattttcatcttttaaGTTTGCATCACATCAGTCTTTCATCCCCTACATGGACCAACACATACTATTCTTGTCATCCTTGTTTACAACAGTTTCTCCTCAAGACTTAACAAAGTAGTAAAAGGCTTCCAAAGCAAATCTTGTAGAAGTCTTGGTAACATGGGATTGTGTTTTCTTGCATTGTTTTCAGGagagaataaataaaacagtataaaatataattaagagCAAGGGTTTCATCGCTGGGGGATTCTTCTTGTTCGGATGGTGCCTGACCCAACATGAGTTTTTGCATTGATGTTCAAGCTAACTTTCTTGATATCTAGTTCTCTTGGGAATAAGCTCcttcctatatatatatatatatatatatatttttttttttttttctatcagATGAAATTCTTCTCTTCTAAAATCTTTTTGAATTAAACCAAAACATAACCAAAAATCTAAGCACCCTCTCCATTAACAAGTACTAAACTGCTCCTTTATAAACCAAttattgtttcaaaaacaagcttccatTAATAACTCCATGAACAAGATGGTAACAGAAGCCTTTTTCTGGTCACATAATTAGAGATGGAGTCTTATTAGCTTAGGTGATCAAAATTTATATGTAGTTGAGCCAAGAGTCATTCATATATACATTCAGCTTGAAACACTATTGCTTTGTGGCTGTCTACTCAGATTCCAGTACTTCTGTTTCTGATAATTTTGGAAACCCATTTGGGGTGGGAGTGTGCACTATAAGAATCAAAATGGTGTCCTTAAATCTTTCAACACCCTCCTTAGAATTCCCTAAAGATCAGCCTTGGCTTAGTTTCCAGGGAGAACCAAAAGAAACACAACATATAGTATCTCTCCCTCTCCTTATCAATGGGATGGATGACAAATTTATGTCCTCACAAACAAATATTatagatattattttatcttaattattatataatttcttaaacattgtttttgctttaataAGTAAGTCTCTAAATAAATAGTTGTAtacttaaattattataagtaATAATGTCAAAATGTTTTGAACTCATGGGGCACTCTTTAATTATAAAGGTCGTCTATGTTAAATATCTTAATTAAAGCAAGTGTCTCTGTATATATTCAAATATTCTTTTCGGTGTTGGTACAGTTGGGCAATGGtttaaaaatgaagaacaGTACTCTTACATGGAAAAGGATATATTAACTTATTTAGGCTTTTCCGTCTGCACATACTTGATTTTAGAGACTTTCTTCCACCAACAGTCCTCTCCATTCATAGCATTGGCAGCTATGCATGCTCCCAAATCCTATAACCTTTGTTTAGTTTTTACTTAAATACCATCAatgcatattttttttaactattaattataagagtTAGGCATTTTCCATAAGATCATCCTCCATCTGACTGATAGGATTAAAGTTTACATGGTTCAATCAGAAGATTGAATTTCCTGTTTATAAAGATAGCGATACAATGATTTAACAAATGTTATGACATAGATACCTCATGCGAAAGAAATTGGCCGTAAAAGCTTTTTCTGATTGCatattttgatcaaataatGGTCTTGTTTATCCATCTTGATGCTGATTCCTTTCTTGCTTACGATTACAGCCTCTTCAAAATCAATCCTTCCACGCTTCATTAAGAAATAACATAAGCCATGATCTTCATTAGTTCAGTTAGGTATTCTATCAATAGTgcacttaaataatatatattttgtaaaaaattattgtcaaTGACTGAATCTATTCTCCACTTTGAATCCTT
This window encodes:
- the LOC18606054 gene encoding AT-hook motif nuclear-localized protein 23, with amino-acid sequence MAGLDLGTASRYVHQLHRPDLHLQHQPEPEDHEASHNRVGGGGGGSQYGSADHQQDDGSHHALDLVNAGNSGPGDLVARRPRGRPPGSKNKPKPPVIITRESANTLRAHILEVGNGCDVFDCVANYARRRQRGICILSGSGTVTNVSIRQPAAAGAIVTLHGRFEILSLSGSFLPPPAPPGATSLTIFLAGGQGQVVGGSVVGELMAAGPVIVIAASFTNVAYERLPLDEDEQLQMQSGGGGSGGGGGNNMFADGGAGAGGLPFFNLPLNMPPNVQLPVEGWPGNSGGRPPF